From the Arthrobacter sp. PM3 genome, one window contains:
- a CDS encoding 50S ribosomal protein bL37 translates to MSKRARKRRDRKRGGANHGKRPNT, encoded by the coding sequence ATGAGCAAGCGTGCACGTAAACGTCGTGACCGTAAGCGTGGCGGCGCGAACCACGGTAAGCGCCCCAACACCTAA
- the rsrA gene encoding mycothiol system anti-sigma-R factor: MSDCQGLGDCDDARMQRIYEYLDGALTHSDIAEIKDHLDSCPECLEQYDLECVIRVMVKRSCTEAAPENLKNSILDRIHSIRPVDA; the protein is encoded by the coding sequence ATGAGCGACTGCCAGGGACTGGGCGATTGCGACGACGCCCGGATGCAACGAATCTACGAATATCTGGACGGTGCGCTGACGCATAGCGACATCGCGGAAATCAAGGACCACCTGGACAGCTGCCCGGAATGCCTGGAGCAGTACGACCTCGAATGTGTCATCCGCGTGATGGTTAAGCGTTCGTGCACCGAAGCGGCCCCGGAAAACCTGAAGAACTCCATCCTGGACCGGATCCACTCCATCCGGCCCGTGGACGCCTGA